From a region of the Danaus plexippus chromosome 22 unlocalized genomic scaffold, MEX_DaPlex mxdp_27, whole genome shotgun sequence genome:
- the LOC116773395 gene encoding gloverin-like — protein sequence MYFLYILFGVIFSASAQEFVEPAFVVEPYPEWYVGLRVRRDVTFDKQIGDGKVFGTLGQNDKGLFGKGGYEHQIFNDHRGTLNAQAYGTRVLGPAGDSSHLGGALNWKNPNAAASFDISKQIHGGTSYQAAAGGRWPVGKNGDFSLQGTYGKQPGMSREYGGLGSFNYRW from the exons atgtatttcctgtatattttatttggcgTCATCTTCTCAGCGTCCGCTCAGGAGTTTGTTGAACCGGCGTTTGTTGTCGAACC TTATCCTGAATGGTACGTGGGTCTACGGGTTCGTCGTGACGTCACTTTTGATAAACAGATCGGTGACGGAAAGGTGTTCGGAACACTCGGACAAAACGATAAGGGACTGTTT gGTAAAGGTGGCTATGAGCATCAGATTTTCAATGATCACCGCGGAACTCTAAACGCTCAGGCGTACGGAACCCGCGTCCTTGGACCAGCCGGGGACTCATCGCACCTCGGAGGAGCACTCAACTGGAAGAACCCTAATGCAGCCGCCTCCTTTGACATCAGTAAACAGATACACGGTGGCACTTCA TATCAAGCAGCAGCTGGTGGGAGATGGCCGGTCGGTAAGAATGGTGACTTCTCCCTCCAGGGAACGTACGGTAAACAGCCCGGCATGAGCAGAGAATACGGCGGTCTGGGTAGCTTTAACTACAGGTGGTGA